One window from the genome of Cyprinus carpio isolate SPL01 chromosome B1, ASM1834038v1, whole genome shotgun sequence encodes:
- the rasd3 gene encoding RASD family member 3 — MSLLVREHRTVRFVFLGAAGVGKTALITRFLQNRFDSKYTRTVEELHALEYDTDGARVRIEILDTSGSYSFPAMRALCIRTGDAFALVYAADEPDSLEEVQRLREEILELKGEKFTGITVIENKADLGSRSRQATAEVMRAVEEDWGAGFVETSARSGENVTGVFRDLLQQMKLPSRVSPALRRRTQTMSRELTETRKKPPMKKNNSCILS; from the coding sequence ATGTCTTTGCTGGTGCGGGAGCATCGGACGGTCCGCTTTGTGTTTTTGGGTGCCGCCGGGGTTGGGAAAACTGCTCTGATCACCCGTTTCTTGCAAAATCGCTTCGACTCCAAATACACGCGCACGGTGGAGGAGCTTCACGCTCTTGAGTACGACACAGACGGCGCGAGGGTGCGCATTGAGATCTTGGACACGAGCGGTAGTTATTCGTTCCCAGCGATGCGCGCTTTGTGCATCCGAACCGGGGACGCGTTTGCGCTTGTGTACGCCGCAGACGAGCCAGACTCCCTGGAGGAGGTGCAGAGACTCCGTGAGGAGATCCTGGAGTTGAAGGGAGAGAAGTTTACTGGTATCACGGTGATAGAGAACAAGGCCGACCTGGGCAGCCGGAGTCGCCAGGCCACTGCTGAGGTGATGCGCGCGGTGGAGGAGGACTGGGGCGCGGGCTTTGTGGAGACGTCCGCACGCAGCGGCGAGAACGTCACCGGTGTGTTTCGGGACTTGCTTCAACAGATGAAGTTACCGAGCCGCGTGAGCCCGGCACTGCGCAGACGGACGCAGACAATGAGCAGAGAACTTACAGAGACGCGGAAAAAGCCTCCAATGAAGAAGAACAACAGCTGTATCTTGTCTTAA
- the LOC109066849 gene encoding acyl carrier protein, mitochondrial-like, with translation MRSGSLVHCGSGLRNMAARIIARCVRSLNHRAVCLNSINTAATLTAAPLTHGRTFSQLTNGHKSPLAQISGSSFQVFQWRQYGDLPPLTLETIHDRVLYVLKLYDKITPEKLQATSHFMKDLGLDSLDQVEIIMAMEDEFGFEIPDADAEKLMTPQEIVQYIADKKDVYE, from the exons ATGCGCAGTGGCAGTCTCGTGCATTGTGGGAGCGGATTGAGAAACATGGCGGCGCGCATCATTGCCCGATGTGTCCGATCACTGAACCACCGTGCTGTATGTTTAAACAGTATCAATACTGCGGCGACATTAACAGCAGCTCCGCTCACCCATGGCCGAACATTTTCACAGCTGACTAATGGACACAAGTCTCCGCTGGCGCAG ATCTCCGGCAGTTCATTTCAGGTTTTTCAGTGGAGGCAGTACGGTGACTTGCCCCCATTAACCCTAGAGACTATCCATGACCGTGTCCTGTACGTCCTGAAGCTCTATGACAAGATCACCCCCGAGAAG CTTCAGGCTACGTCGCACTTCATGAAGGATTTGGGATTGGACAGTTTAGATCAGGTGGAGATCATCATGGCCATGGAAGATGAATTTg GTTTTGAAATTCCTGATGCTGATGCAGAGAAGTTGATGACACCACAAGAGATTGTTCAGTACATCGCAGACAAGAAGGATGTTTATGAATGA
- the palb2 gene encoding partner and localizer of BRCA2 — MSEEILPNEDKETLRRRLEQLKQEYEKTAQRLQRAERHDAIRRLTQNNSPHTSEPSSVTSSMPTSEYSESHENLRLQTSLVAERNSSGFSAVPKIPAVQSDFADFMSTPPLYSPACKRSSAHRLRSKRSRLRLRNKERESDTDISQEKERDGSADSICEKVDTEIKEGSECTDNKNSLKGVRKYGKMEDKDCEKKKEREIKKMSTEREKNQDRPIGIRKVGKITKPSQELETDGKRVGHCVLNCSMSQTDNKPPVVSSEENQNVHCSQKKVNVEQKSHSGSAVSIQTSSFPQSSEGVQFTDKSHQMLEQTNHLLKDSNKGYDDRIDIKQTGVLDSCTLVEGLPFPVEYYIRTTRRMAASHSSVDLDAVIYSQLTGGRGRRRLSQSQTSGRGHMTTEHSVCRSTDQTRRGGKGQRGRRGRPRSTASCAKADPDCTISHPPSDSQADLESPKESKSTSHTESHSQSVLVLEKLEAESQEVHSLGPTASLKPSPEQGVTQEFKHLPDSQLCFDSQLLPDSNLFPIFRRKHSQTGKASQTDPSPLLPSLASLIQALQEKDKKTGLLAALDFQDFHLPDEDFGQLKLERLCLSTSVVEPFVQRPLVYNTRQSSRRQRMSGRKSNCEAPYSVGELFTPEALTTSSLEDSLPLCQSDPADQSRTEIEKDLNAVIEIKTFSSDVMDNRQIIKPEPDGSINNERKVEAPLKSSETENINEIQSQRKMQKQSHMLPENNSPCPVTLSLSPSLTSHTQKGQDPVLPSLGMSPHFLTPGSPLDLRSPLFSPSGILRSPSSITLMGYVSPESVSVKTGDIKNRISIKRDQGGSETQNETQNSQETMTEVQNTVKPCMPSQNNTPPVYENLNGPETKSSSISVNEQKRECSFGTESNLECGNKISCTPGNEAQLLNIPEPVIFKTLFESEIQTKNSSEMDVETYKGSELGSETQSMGLNPNLKLFHRGNKSGAVGQTPVETISLDTSTFQRTETRTGFDNNSTPLEERNSVPSNNRTSVHEESLTGTSFTDEVHCSAVLQEMHTFKALEGGCVLDLCLVRWPSEDWCICVAGEWSVCLWAQMKGVQSWCLLHTWTFAQSVMSLQRIPDSLGLLCVTLGHLEITEARMLCCASMDGPFSQNAVCKDKLQAVLCVSNCRLVCCSTPGDEQRVSVLTVTQDGRVKNTLPLASAKQNIRTLAAVEGEKDALIGWTECKTLLIWNMKTGQLLQTIFLEKTLTMTNCMKGYCYRGVLCVLLQNAGNVCDDESNASLFTLIATNPLTGKHITLTSISCPDQHKQQLIDGDVWGSGLVGVFQSGYLAVWDLRGSMASCWCVG; from the exons ATGTCAGAGGAGATTCTCCCTAACGAAGATAAAGAGACA CTGAGGAGACGATTGGAGCAGCTGAAGCAGGAGTATGAGAAGACCGCACAGAGACTGCAG aGAGCAGAGCGCCATGATGCCATTCGCAGACTTACACAGAATAACTCTCCACACACATCTGAGCCATCTTCTGTGACTTCATCCATGCCAACATCAGAATATTCAGAAAGCCATGAGAATCTGCGATTACAAACCA GCCTAGTTGCAGAAAGAAACAGCTCTGGTTTTTCCGCTGTACCAAAAATCCCTGCCGTCCAATCGGATTTTGCTGATTTTATGTCCACACCGCCTTTGTACTCCCCAGCATGCAAACGAAGCTCCGCCCACCGCCTGCGTTCTAAGCGTAGTCGACTGCGTCTACGGAACAAAGAGCGTGAATCAGACACTGACATCAgccaagaaaaagaaagagatggAAGTGCAGACAGCATTTGTGAAAAGGTGGACACTGAAATAAAGGAGGGTAGTGAATGTACTGATAACAAGAACAGTCTTAAAGGAGTGAGAAAATATGGTAAGATGGAAGACAAGgactgtgaaaagaaaaaagaaagagaaattaagAAGATGTCGACTGAGAGGGAGAAGAACCAGGACAGGCCAATAGGCATAAGAAAAGTTGGTAAAATTACTAAGCCATCACAAGAACTGGAGACTGATGGGAAAAGAGTGGGACATTGTGTATTAAACTGCTCTATGAGCCAGACAGATAACAAACCGCCAGTGGTTTCAAGTGAAGAAAATCAAAACGTTCACTGTAGCCAGAAAAAGGTTAACGTTGAGCAGAAATCACACTCGGGTTCAGCTGTGTCTATCCAAACCTCATCTTTCCCTCAGTCATCTGAGGGAGTACAGTTTACTGACAAATCACACCAGATGCTTGAACAAACTAACCATTTGCTCAAAGACTCAAATAAAGGTTATGATGACAGGATAGACATTAAACAAACTGGTGTTCTGGACTCTTGCACGCTGGTTGAGGGTTTACCGTTTCCCGTGGAGTATTATATTCGGACGACGAGGCGTATGGCTGCCTCTCACAGCTCTGTCGATCTAGATGCTGTCATTTACAGCCAGCTCACTGGGGGGCGGGGCAGACGCAGGCTCAGCCAATCGCAAACGAGTGGTAGAGGTCACATGACCACGGAGCATTCAGTCTGCAGGTCCACTGACCAGACCAGACGGGGAGGAAAGGGTCAGAGAGGGAGAAGAGGCCGTCCAAGAAGCACTGCTTCATGTGCCAAAGCGGATCCTGATTGTACAATATCACATCCCCCAAGTGATTCTCAAGCAGATTTAGAGTCTCCTAAAGAATCAAAGTCCACGTCTCACACCGAATCACACAGCCAATCAGTATTGGTTCTTGAAAAGCTAGAGGCAGAATCTCAGGAAGTCCATTCTCTTGGGCCCACAGCGAGTTTAAAGCCAAGTCCGGAGCAAGGAGTTACTCAAGAGTTTAAGCATCTTCCAGATTCTCAGCTTTGCTTTGATTCCCAACTCCTCCCGGATTCAAATTTGTTCCCTATTTTCAGAAGAAAACACAGCCAAACTGGAAAAGCATCTCAGacag aTCCCTCACCTCTTCTGCCATCATTAGCTTCACTCATTCAGGCTCTTCAAGAAAAGGATAAGAAAACTGGACTGCTTGCGGCTCTTGATTTCCAGGATTTCCACTTGCCTGATGAGGATTTTGGACAACTAAAGTTAGAAAGATTGTGCTTGTCCACTTCAGTTGTAGAGCCCTTCGTACAGCGTCCCCTCGTGTACAATACACGGCAGAGCAGCAGGCGCCAGAGAATGAGCGGGAGAAAGAGTAATTGCGAAGCACCTTACTCAGTGGGTGAGCTATTTACTCCAGAAGCCCTAACTACCTCTTCTCTTGAGGATAGTTTACCACTTTGTCAGTCAGACCCTGCTGACCAGTCACGGACAGAGATAGAAAAGGACCTCAACGCTGTTATTGAAATAAAGACCTTCTCCTCAGATGTGATGGACAATAGACAGATTATTAAACCTGAACCGGACGGAAGCATAAATAATGAGAGAAAAGTTGAGGCGCCACTTAAATCCTCAGAAACTGAAAACATTAACGAGATTCAGTCGCAAAGAAAGATGCAAAAACAATCTCACATGCTCCCGGAGAACAACTCGCCTTGCCCTGTGACACTAAGTTTGAGCCCATCTCTgacttcacacacacagaaaggtCAAGATCCGGTCCTACCGTCTTTGGGAATGTCCCCTCACTTTTTGACTCCAGGTTCACCATTAGACCTCCGGTCACCTCTGTTTTCTCCCTCTGGTATCCTGAGGTCTCCCTCTTCAATTACACTTATGGGATATGTGTCTCCAGAATCAGTCTCAGTTAAAACAGGGGACATCAAAAATCGTATCTCTATAAAAAGAGATCAGGGAGGTtcagaaacacaaaatgaaactcAAAATAGTCAAGAAACAATGACAGAAGTTCAAAATACTGTGAAACCATGTATGCCATCCCAAAACAACACTCCACCGGTATATGAAAACTTAAATGGCCCGGAAACGAAATCCTCAAGCATCTCAGTAAATGAACAGAAACGTGAATGCAGTTTTGGTACGGAAAGCAATCTTGAATGTGGAAATAAGATCAGTTGCACGCCAGGAAATGAAGCTCAACTCCTCAATATTCCTGAACCAGTGATTTTTAAAACTCTCTTTGAGTCTGAAATCCAAACCAAGAACAGTTCTGAAATGGACGTTGAAACCTATAAAGGCTCTGAGCTCGGGTCTGAAACCCAAAGTATGGGGTTAAACCCAAATTTGAAACTGTTTCACCGTGGTAATAAATCTGGAGCTGTAGGTCAAACTCCTGTTGAGACAATCTCTTTGGACACATCCACCTTTCAGAGAACAGAAACAAGGACTGGTTTTGATAATAACAGTACTCCGTTAGAGGAGCGTAACTCTGTTCCGTCCAACAACCGGACATCAGTGCATGAGGAATCCCTAACTGGCACTTCATTCACTGATGAAGTTCATTGTTCTGCAGTCCTGCAGGAGATGCACACTTTTAAG GCGCTGGAGGGTGGATGTGtgttggatttgtgtttggtgcGATGGCCATCAGAGGACTGGTGCATATGTGTGGCAGGAGAATGGAGCGTTTGCCTTTGGGCTCAGATGAAGGGAGTTCAGTCGTGGTGTCTTTTACACACCTGGACATTTGCACAG TCCGTCATGTCTTTGCAAAGGATACCAGACTCTTTGGGACTGCTTTGTGTCACTCTGGGTCACTTGGAAATCACAGAGGCAAG GATGCTTTGCTGTGCAAGTATGGATGGGCCGTTTTCTCAGAACGCAGTGTGCAAGGACAAGTTAcaagcagtgttgtgtgtgtctaATTGTCGGCTTGTGTGTTGCTCCACCCCTGGAGATGAACAAAGAGTCAGTGTGTTAACAGTGACTCAAGATGGAAG GGTCAAGAACACTCTTCCCCTGGCCTCTGCTAAGCAGAACATTCGGACCCTTGCAGCTGTCGAGGGTGAAAAAGATGCTCTGATTGGTTGGACAGAATGTAAAACTCTCCTTATATG GAACATGAAAACAGGCCAGCTGCTGCAGACTATATTCCTGGAAAAGACTTTAACCATGACAAACTGCATGAAGGGATATTGTTACAGA gGGGTGCTGTGTGTGTTGCTTCAGAATGCAGGAAATGTGTGTGATGATGAGAGTAATGCATCTCTTTTTACGCTGATTGCCACAAATCCTCTCACTGGCAAACATATCACACTGACCTCTATCAGCTGTCCTGATCAACACAAACAGCA GTTAATAGATGGTGATGTCTGGGGCTCTGGGCTTGTTGGTGTTTTCCAGTCTGGTTATCTTGCTGTCTGGGATCTCAGAGGAAGCATGGCTAGTTGTTGGTGTGTTGGATGA